From the genome of bacterium, one region includes:
- the flgF gene encoding flagellar basal-body rod protein FlgF — MIKGIYSSAAAMRAGIVRQDLTANNLANASTTGFKRDRFVIEQQLDGANVGDSRNLLDAVKGAGYTAFSAGPLESTEAPLDFALQGSGFFVVTDQEGTHYTRNGRFDRNAEGQLVDAEGRRVQGEGGDLTIPPGIVTVSDDGRVSVDGVSLDRLRVVEFENPGELVKTKDSLFSDPDNAAGERAVARTSVAQGFLEQSNVDAVREMVEMIATARHYEASSRLMTAQDASLNHVVNDIGRV, encoded by the coding sequence ATGATCAAAGGCATTTACAGTTCAGCCGCCGCCATGCGCGCGGGCATCGTCCGACAGGACTTGACCGCCAACAATTTGGCCAACGCTTCGACCACCGGTTTCAAGCGCGACCGCTTCGTCATCGAGCAGCAGCTTGACGGCGCAAACGTGGGCGATTCGCGCAATTTGCTCGATGCCGTGAAAGGTGCGGGTTACACTGCTTTCAGTGCGGGACCACTCGAGTCTACCGAAGCACCGCTCGACTTTGCGCTCCAGGGCTCCGGCTTTTTCGTCGTCACAGACCAAGAAGGCACGCACTATACGCGCAATGGCCGCTTCGATCGCAACGCCGAAGGTCAGCTGGTGGATGCCGAAGGCCGCCGCGTGCAAGGCGAGGGCGGCGACCTCACGATTCCACCGGGTATCGTCACCGTCAGCGATGACGGCCGAGTCTCTGTAGACGGCGTAAGTCTCGACAGATTGCGCGTCGTCGAGTTTGAAAATCCCGGCGAGCTGGTCAAAACCAAAGACAGTCTGTTTTCCGATCCGGACAACGCCGCCGGTGAGCGCGCCGTCGCCCGCACCAGCGTTGCCCAGGGATTTCTCGAACAATCGAATGTAGACGCCGTGCGCGAAATGGTCGAGATGATCGCCACCGCGCGGCACTATGAAGCAAGTTCCCGCCTGATGACGGCGCAGGACGCATCGCTCAATCACGTCGTCAATGACATCGGTCGAGTCTAA